DNA sequence from the Penaeus vannamei isolate JL-2024 chromosome 32, ASM4276789v1, whole genome shotgun sequence genome:
ATAATTCAATACATTTGATCTttacaaatatggatataaatataaaacacaagtaGCGGAAAATCACTGAGAGTGCGTATATTATGTGGACAGAGTTACCACATATATTTGCAATGCTGAGTCTGCTTTACTCACAAGGAACTTCATATCTGATCGCTCGGCGTGCCAGAAAATCTGATGCACCAGTCTCCTCACCCGCCATTATATATACCCGTCCGCCGCCCCGTGGCCTCCAACACGCATCTTCAATCCACCCCGCCCACCGTGTCTATTAATACCGTACAGTGGGTATACATTtggacatacatgcatgcatgcatgcaaggtcttttttctctttctctctctctctgtaaacagagcgacaaggaggaagaaagagggaagtaacacatacatacacaaaagtaaTCTGCATTATTTGATTTCCAAAGTCGAGAACTTCAATGAAGAATTATTTGGTGGCGGTTTGATTTTGTTATAAACATAACCGGACGATTTTTACATAATCTTCATAAAGACTAAATCCTTAAATATGTAGGATAGTATCTCCACATGTATGTTTTGACAATGCCACAGTAacgataaaacgataatgataataacaatagtaatgataataatgataatgattatattgatgataaaataccaatggtaatataggcgataataatagttataacgaaaataattattaaaataggaagaagattataataattacgataataacgataatacaattatcataattatggtaatatcatttaaatgataataacaatgcttatgAAGATAATATTtgataagatgaaaataaataaataataagaacagaaatattaatgatgattaaatgataatggtgataatgataataaaagtaatagtaataacgataacgataatcatgatgactataataattattataataatagcaatgataatcacattaataatgatgataactccaaagtatatcttccaccttggtctgttccctgatccacgtcgccctcatccggtatcttaggctaattcccagcatcgacctttccatcttttttttcctttttttttttttgttttgtataccGAGTTTAGCCTAAGATATCCGGTAGTGGGTAAGTCTTTTACGTTCCCTCTCTGGGcatttattagtttcctctccagtaatttggtcgtagtccatgtttctgatccattaGTCATGACTGGGAgtacgcactggttaaagacttctttttaaaCATAATGACAAAGGACCTGTTAGcatgctactgtgtctgccgaaggtgTTCTAGCCTAGTTTGATGATATATCCTCTAGCTCTAGCACTTCGTCTCGTACCTGTATCTGTTCGAAATTAATTCGGATGTTGAAAATGGCcttagtctttttttctgttcatccTGAGTCCAGTTTTCAGGCTTTCTCTATGTAAATCGTTTATTAGTTGTTGCAGTTAATTTGCTTACTCGCTAAAGaggacaatatcgtctgcaaatcttggGTGTTTTGGTGTTCATCCCCCACACACTATCCCATCCCTTGTTCAAccctagtttcttgaatatttcctcataGCAGGCTGTAATAAGTTTTGGCAAGATGGTGTTGCCCAGCTTAATACCTTTTTCAATTGGTATTGTATCTGTTTCTGTAAGAAGCTGAGCGGTTGCTATCCCGTTTTCGTATCTTCCAAAATTTTACAGTAGACTTCCTCTACTCTTTGTCTCCAAATAgcttctaatactgctggtatctGTACTGTGGTATGTCCATTTTTGTAATCGATGAATGCCTTAttcaggggtttcctatattcatttattttttctcttatttgggttgGTTGTAGATGTGGTCTGTGGTTGAGAATCCACTGCAGAACACCGCCTGTTCTCGGGGCTGGCTAAAACATGGTGTCAGAGATGCGAGTTATGATAACATTAGGGAAGAGTTTGTAAATAATTGagaggaggcttatgggtcggtatttttagatctcttctatctccttttttatgtatcaGAATAATTGTTGCATTTCCCCTGGCTTCCGGATTTTTGCTGTTGATAACGCATTTATTATTGGTTAGTCTCAGTGTTGCAGTTTCTCCTGCATCCATTAttaggtctatactaattccgtcatcgcttggtgttttccctctcaTCGTAACTTTAACCggtctttttacttcttttttgtgaTGTCATGTATCTCTAGTTACCGCATTTACCTCAGACCGCGGTTTGTTCATTTGAGTTATATAAATCCCTTTAAAAGTCTTTAAAGTCTTTATtgtatacatttgatttctccctatttatAGTCTCCAATTAACTGTTTTCACACTGGTACCTGCAATCACTGTTTCTTTAATCTTTTAAGTATTATATTTCCGTACATCCTAcatccttcttttatttatagTCTTAGTTCAATTGACTCTATATTGTCCCtctttaacattattttcatggccttacgtttttgcataagctgtttcgTTTCTACCGAGATATTGTTGTAGCTTTGCTTGTCGTGTttaccgcctacttcaagtgcagcttcctctATTATGTCATTGAAATGATTGTTGATTTGTTAAGATTTTCATCGATAAGTGAGTATCTGCTGTTAAGATGTTAGGGCTAAATTCGGTCACTTTGGTTTTTCAAACAAGTTAATTGGGATTTGGCTGCAGTTTTCATATAGagttttatgaatatgaatatatacatgaatatatatatatatatatatatatatatatatatatatatatatatatatatatatatatatatatatatatatatatatatatatatatacacacacacacacacacacacacacacacacacacacacacacacatatatatatatatatatatatatatatatatttatatatatatatttatatatatatatatatacacacacacacacacacacacacacaaacacaaacacacacacacacacacacatatatatatatatatatatatataaatatatatatatatatatatatatatatatatctttaatctacacacacgtacatatgataatatgtatgaaggcgtatatatgcatatatgtgtgtgtgtgtgtacatacatataatgtatatagctatatagattgatagatatatgtataaagtgtacagcatttttgcatttctctttttcgtctgttAGTGGTAGAGATTGTTATACAACAATATGAATGGTagaagtagtatatatatatatatatatatatatatatatatatatatatatatatatatatatatatatatatatatatatatatatatatatatataaccatcttattttctttcttttgtgtgtgtgtgggatgattTTCAGTAAGTTCAGAGTGAATGAAACAAAACTttgattcattttatatataaataggagAACGAAAAGGTATGCagttgatttttatgattatgctTCTGCATGACCTTAAAATCTATGCATTCGTACTGAGGAAAATTTTCAGAAGTTCcatcattcattttattcattcaaCATATGATCGAAACAAAATATAACAAGATCTCATCAGAGACTGAAACATCTGTAGTGCTGtgtttcatattttcttaatCGCAAATTAATGTACTGATCTTTCCTTAAAGCTTCAGTTCAGTGCCCTTCGTCATTCCCAGACTTGAGAATGCTGAACAAAGTCGGAAGACCATGAAGCAAGGACTTCAGAGGTGAGGCTTCTGGATGTTCTGGCCGTCGGAGAGGACGATGCCGCTCGGGCCTTCGTGGACGATCGTGGTGAAGGGCTCCCTGAACTGGACGACATGACCCCAGGAGGTGATCATGCCGGTGTCACCAACCACGTGGCGCTTGGAGCGGCCCACCATCCTCAGGTTCTCGTCCAGCTGGATGGGCTGGCCGCTCTTCAGGACGATGCCGGAAGGACCAATCTCGGCGATGTCGTGGGCGAAGTCGAAGTCGAAGAGCTCGACGGTGCCGTCCTTGCGCAGGATTCCGGAGTGGCCGATGTTGCCGGCGGGAAGGACGTATCCAGCGCCGGAGGAGCGCTTGCTGCGACCCACGATGTTGAGGTTGGCGTCGAGCTGGACGGGTGGGCCGTTCTTCAGGATGATGCCAGCGGGTCCGATGGAAACGATTTCGTGAGCGAAGTCGTGGCTGAACAGACTGGTGGAGCCATCCTTGCGCAGGATGCCCGAGGTGCCGATGTTGCCCGCCGGAAGCACCCAACCGGAGTTGATGGAGCGAGCGCCAGCGCACGCCACCACCGCTGCTGCCACAACCTGACGAGGAATCATTATGCACTGCGTTAATCTAAGGTTGTCTATCATTGGATATAgtggcgtatgtgtgtatacatatatagatagatatagatgtatatagatatgcatatatgtatatatatatatatatatatatatatattatatatatatatatatatatatatatatatatatatatatacgtatatataaagatatatatgtatagatagatagatagatagatagatagatagatatagatagatatagatagatagatataggtatatatgtatatgtacgtgtaaatTCTTATTCTGTATAGCCATTATGTTCAATTCTATACTGTTACAAACACGATTCGCGTTAACTTCACTCACCAGGAACTTCATGCCTACTCTTCGTGCCAGAAGGAACCTGATGCACCAGCCTCCTCTGCCGCCGTATTTATACCCATCCGCCCACTCTGTGACCTCCAACGCTCGTTCACGGCTACGTAGTGACCACGCCCATCCCACCGGTCCTGGCTAGATCCAGGGGTaatgcctctctcctcttctaccactATTTGCTGCTATAGATTCCGCATTAGAACCAGAATTGAATCATGAGCGGACAGTGTATCCAAGACTCATTAAGGCACCGCCATAGTTATAATGCCACATCATATAAGTCTTCGTCCCTCGCATTAGACTAGCATTAACCCTGTACCACCCTTGAACAGCGCCAATCATAGCATTGCAAAAATCTACCAAACTTCCCTCGTTATACCAGTAACATTATAAAAACTAAGTTCCATTTAAATGGTTACTAGCACCAACATACAGTTCCATTCTATCAACATGCCATCCTTACATGCTTCTCGCCAgttatattattcattatgaaCCATAGCTTATTAGTTGCAGCAAATGATTATCCTTTATATACTATTATCCACTTGCATTGCActgtcatttcttttcattttttcatataaaCCAATTGATTAATCATGATATTACATTTTCTATATTTACTATATACTGAGAAGTAATCTCCAAGCACACAAGGTGTACCAACGCATATTTACCTATTACTGTACCAATAAATACAATGGAAACACATTTTACAATATATTGTTCCATGTGCCATGCCTTTCACATGTTGTTATTGTGTAATATGTTGCCATTGCGTTCGGAACTTTCTCAAAAGAtgggtaatgataaggataatgactggctgataataatgataaggataatgatgctgAGTCTGACTCCCACCTTCTGCAAGTTGGACGGGAAGCAGGCGATGCTCTAACCTGTATTAGGCTGCTACCAAGGGTCTCGTTCCAGTTGGGGTAAACACTtgcaatgacaaaaaagaaaacacataaacacgtacgcacataaagagatagagagacagatatagatatagttagatatatatacacatgcatacaaacacacacacatgtatgtgtgtgcatatagattgacaaaaaaaaaatgtgcgtgtgtgtgtctgtgcgtgtgtgcgtgtgcgtgtgtgtgtgtgtgtgtgtgtgtgtgtgtgtgtgtgtgtgtgtgtgtgtgtgtgtgtgtgtgtgtgtgtgtgtgtgtgtgtgtgtgtgtgtgtgtgtgtgtgtgtgtgtgtgtgtgtgtgtgtgtgtgtgtgtgtgtgtgtgtgtgtgtgtgtgtgcatatagatagaaaaaaatatgtatgtgtgtgtgtctgtgcgtgtgtgcgtgtgcttgcgtgcgtgcgtgtgtgtgtgtgtgtgtgtgtgtgtgtgtgtgtgtgtgtgtgtgtgtgtgtgtgtgtgtgtgtgtgtgtgtgtgtgtgtgtgtgtgtgtgtgtgtgtgtgtgtgcgtgtgtgcgtgtgtgtg
Encoded proteins:
- the LOC138867802 gene encoding uncharacterized protein, translated to MKFLVVAAAVVACAGARSINSGWVLPAGNIGTSGILRKDGSTSLFSHDFAHEIVSIGPAGIILKNGPPVQLDANLNIVGRSKRSSGAGYVLPAGNIGHSGILRKDGTVELFDFDFAHDIAEIGPSGIVLKSGQPIQLDENLRMVGRSKRHVVGDTGMITSWGHVVQFREPFTTIVHEGPSGIVLSDGQNIQKPHLPAPRTGGVLQWILNHRPHLQPTQIREKINEYRKPLNKAFIDYKNGHTTVQIPAVLEAIWRQRVEEVYSCYEEIFKKLGLNKGWDNTEVFNQCVLPVMTNGSETWTTTKLLERKLINAQRGNVKDLPTTGYLRLNSIFWHAERSDMKFLVVAAAVVACAGARSINSGWVLPAGNIGTSGILRVDGSTDLFSHDFAHSIISIGPAGIILKDGPPIQLDANLNMVGRSKRSTDGLVNNAGNIGRSGIVRKDGTIELFGHDMAHEIVSFGPSGIILKNGPPIHLDENLKMTGRSKRHIVGPTGMITSWGQIVQFREPFTTVVSDGPSGIVLSDGQNIQKPAV